In a genomic window of Thermoanaerobaculales bacterium:
- a CDS encoding class I fructose-bisphosphate aldolase, producing MIKQIRKLLGDKASLLDYHCKGISKEQLHLPGPDFIDRVVAQSDRSPAVMRSLQWLLSTGRAAGTGYVSILPVDQGIEHSGAASFAPNPIYFDPSNIVKLAIEGGCNGCASTLGVLGAVSRTYAHKIPLILKFNHSEMLSYPNIAEQTMFASVEQAWNLGAAGVGATIYYGSEDCRRQIMEVSEAFQHAHELGMFTVLWCYLRNPAFKHEGTDYHNAADLTGQANHLGVTIEADIVKQKAPTNNGGFNALKYGKTHKSVYGTLVPDHPIEWTRWQVVNCYMGRVGLINSGGESGANDLEQAVATAVINKRAGGMGLISGRKAFQKPMAEGVELLNAIQDVYLCGDVTIA from the coding sequence ATGATCAAGCAGATCCGCAAGCTTCTCGGCGACAAGGCGTCGCTTCTCGACTACCACTGCAAGGGGATCTCCAAGGAGCAGCTGCACCTGCCGGGACCGGACTTCATCGACCGGGTGGTGGCCCAGAGCGACCGCTCGCCGGCGGTCATGCGCAGCCTGCAGTGGCTGCTCTCGACCGGCCGCGCCGCCGGCACCGGCTACGTCTCGATCCTGCCCGTCGACCAGGGCATCGAGCACTCGGGCGCGGCGTCGTTCGCGCCCAATCCGATCTACTTCGACCCCTCGAACATCGTCAAGCTCGCGATCGAGGGCGGCTGCAACGGCTGCGCGTCGACCCTCGGCGTGCTCGGGGCGGTGTCGCGCACGTACGCCCACAAGATCCCGCTGATCCTCAAGTTCAACCACAGCGAGATGCTGAGCTACCCGAACATCGCCGAGCAGACCATGTTCGCCTCGGTCGAGCAGGCCTGGAACCTCGGCGCCGCCGGCGTCGGCGCGACCATCTACTACGGCTCCGAGGACTGCCGCCGCCAGATCATGGAGGTCTCGGAGGCCTTCCAGCACGCCCACGAGCTCGGGATGTTCACCGTGCTGTGGTGCTACCTTCGCAACCCGGCCTTCAAGCACGAGGGCACCGACTACCACAACGCCGCCGACCTCACCGGGCAGGCCAATCACCTCGGCGTGACCATCGAGGCCGACATCGTCAAGCAGAAGGCGCCGACCAACAACGGCGGCTTCAACGCGCTCAAGTACGGCAAGACCCACAAGTCGGTGTACGGCACGCTGGTGCCCGACCATCCGATCGAGTGGACCCGCTGGCAGGTCGTCAACTGCTACATGGGGCGGGTCGGCCTCATCAACTCGGGCGGCGAGTCGGGCGCCAACGACCTCGAGCAGGCGGTGGCCACGGCGGTCATCAACAAGCGGGCCGGCGGCATGGGCCTGATTTCCGGCCGCAAGGCCTTCCAGAAGCCGATGGCCGAGGGCGTCGAGCTGCTCAACGCGATCCAGGACGTCTACCTTTGCGGAGACGTTACCATCGCGTAG